The Leisingera daeponensis DSM 23529 genome includes the window AACGCCGGCCTTGGTCTCGTCCTCGTCCCCCGTCAGAATGACCTCGCGCAGTTCAACATTATCCAGGCCTGCCCCGTAAATCCTGTTGCCACCGGTGTCGCCTTCAAAACTGATCTCATGACGGCCTGAGCTCAGCTCGAGGTCGAGCGTGATGGACTTGTCTTCGTCCACCCGGATCGTCTCGACGAGCCGGCCATCAACCCTCACCTCGATTTCATCGTTTCTGTTACGGAACTGGAGCGTGTCGAAAGTCAGCCGGTAGGTGCCTTCGTTTTCGATCTCCACATCCTGGGAGACTTCGGTGTTATGCGTCAGCCTGACAATGGCATCGCCGCGCTCGTTGCCGTGACCGTAATCTCTATCGTCCAGCCGGACCTTGCCGGAGCGGTCCCAGTCATTGATCCGGCTAAAGGAATAACCGCCCCGAAGGCTGTTATCCTCAAAATCGCCGTTTTGGATGAGGTTCTCGCCCAAGGTCTCATAGGTGTCGCTGATCTGCAGACCATCGCATTCATCGTCGATGAAAACGGTGCCCTCTATGCTGCCGCTCTCGATCTTGAGACCGGCATCGTAGTCCCTGACATGCTCGCCTTCGCCAACGAACACGCGGCTGCCCGAGCCGTCGCCACGCACGTCCGCGCTGATGCTGTCCGGCGTGCCTTCCGGGCTTCTGCCGACAAAGACGTATCCGTCCTCGCCCTCAAAGGTGACATTGTAGGCACCCGCTTCGACGCCCTCGAAGGAATACTCGCCGTTCGCATCGGTCGTCGTGCGCGCAATGACCTGCTTGGTGTAGGCGTGACGCAGTTCCACGACATTGCCCGCGACACCCTGTTCAAGCTGCCCAGTATGCTCGTTAAGCTGGGTGGTGTCGCAGTCCTCATCAAAAAACAGGCGGCCCGAGATGCTGCCGAGGTCCGGGTCCGGATCGGGATGCGTGACCGGGTCGGGCGTGTCCGGCACTGTCAGGTTGTGGTAGCTGGACATGTCGCCGAACCACTTGTTGACATTGTAGGTCCGGACCACGCTCAGGTTCGTGCCTTCGCTCGGCAGGCCAAAGCTGCGGTCGAAAGCATAGTAAGACTGATCGGTGCCCTCCTGCTCGACCCGGACCATGCGGTACTCGTTGCCATGCGTGTCTTGGACGACGGTATAGTTTTCGCCGTAGATCTTGCCGCCATTCCCCAGGCTGTGGCCATTATCGCTGCGAATCGACGCGCCGCTCACATAAAGATCGTCGGCATGTTCATTCCAGCGCAAGTCTCCGCCAAGGTTGGCTTCGTCATCCCGCACCGAAATCGTGACCGCACCACTCGTTGGCACCGTGAACTGGGAACCGGCATCGCCGGAGCCCCAACCGAAAAGGTCTTGGGCGCGGAAAGCGGAGAACTGGTAGTCATGGTATTGTCTGGGCATC containing:
- a CDS encoding SdrD B-like domain-containing protein, with translation MPRQYHDYQFSAFRAQDLFGWGSGDAGSQFTVPTSGAVTISVRDDEANLGGDLRWNEHADDLYVSGASIRSDNGHSLGNGGKIYGENYTVVQDTHGNEYRMVRVEQEGTDQSYYAFDRSFGLPSEGTNLSVVRTYNVNKWFGDMSSYHNLTVPDTPDPVTHPDPDPDLGSISGRLFFDEDCDTTQLNEHTGQLEQGVAGNVVELRHAYTKQVIARTTTDANGEYSFEGVEAGAYNVTFEGEDGYVFVGRSPEGTPDSISADVRGDGSGSRVFVGEGEHVRDYDAGLKIESGSIEGTVFIDDECDGLQISDTYETLGENLIQNGDFEDNSLRGGYSFSRINDWDRSGKVRLDDRDYGHGNERGDAIVRLTHNTEVSQDVEIENEGTYRLTFDTLQFRNRNDEIEVRVDGRLVETIRVDEDKSITLDLELSSGRHEISFEGDTGGNRIYGAGLDNVELREVILTGDEDETKAGVTVALQNLDGTPVLDKNGDPLTTQTDEDGNYRFDNIPVGDYQIVGVAPDGTEFSLQDVGDNDDIDSDVDENGVSGTVEVRHGETEDVDIGICEKDDEPGSLSGKYFLDENRNFIDDDGDDNGIAGIEVTLLDADGNSLGRTTTTGEDGNYSFGDLEPGTYGVQFYDPNDANILVPADNGDDDSIDSDAVDLGDGFRQIDGISVTAGEDTPDNDAGVKRLYSDGDDDGQNTDDDCDICYFAEGPDQGYFDIDHETGALSNKFWFDPSFGQRWDADDDDIYQVSVVGRDADDNEISRVDKELVVRPGEAPFWRDVASDDEGADSSDLMSILFVPMENEHEPLEEEEEEQEFDLLM